The following nucleotide sequence is from Nitrososphaerota archaeon.
TGCAATATTGCTGTCAAATTATTCGGAGATTTTATCTCTGTATCGGCAGTTTTTCGCAGTAATTTCAGCTACTTTCCACCACTATTTAAGCCTGACCCTGCTCGCATATGTTGAAATGATCGTCCTCGTATCAAAATCACTTGACTGAGCAATTTTTTAGGGAGCCGCTGCTGATAGTCCGATTTAGGTTGCCTGGATACTACTTCGACATAGAAACCACCGGTTTAGATCCGAAGAATTCCAAACTTTGCACAATACAGTATCAGGCGTTATCTTCTAAGGACGGCTCCCCCACAGGTGACCTAGTTATTTTGAAGGAGTGGGAGAGCAGTGAAAAAGAGATGCTCATAGAGTTCAGCAACGTGTTCTCCCCCACATGGGACTTTATTCCTATCGGTGAAAACCTTCTCTTCGACTTCAGCTTCCTAAACCATAAAATAAAGGAGCACACAGGAAAGGAGTACGGGCTACAGTTCTTCGCCAACAAACCGTTCATCGACATCAAACACATACTGGTCGTGAAGAACCGCGGCTCATTCAAAGGATACAACCACTGCTTAGGAAAAACAGGCGGTGGGTCAAAAGTGCCCTCATGGTATCAAAATGGCGACTACGACAA
It contains:
- a CDS encoding ribonuclease H-like domain-containing protein; the encoded protein is MTEQFFREPLLIVRFRLPGYYFDIETTGLDPKNSKLCTIQYQALSSKDGSPTGDLVILKEWESSEKEMLIEFSNVFSPTWDFIPIGENLLFDFSFLNHKIKEHTGKEYGLQFFANKPFIDIKHILVVKNRGSFKGYNHCLGKTGGGSKVPSWYQNGDYDKIEDYIRKEADCFVNAYMAMAKEIPKILLPFETRSI